A DNA window from Pseudarthrobacter sp. W1I19 contains the following coding sequences:
- a CDS encoding class II 3-deoxy-7-phosphoheptulonate synthase — protein sequence MTELSAKPAFSLSSTAQSGAANYPGLDNWRDLPISQQPSWQDREVFDASVKELSALPPLVFAGEVDVLRERLAAAAQGKAFLLQGGDCAETFEAATADKISARVKTILQMAVVLTYGAAMPVIKMGRMAGQFAKPRSSNDETRDGVTLPAYRGDIVNGYDFTPESRGHDAARMLRAYHTSASTLNLIRAFTQGGFADLRSVHQWNKGFTENPAHARYESLARDIDRAIKFMASCGADFEALKRVEFFASHEALLLDYERALTRIDSRTGFPYDTSAHFLWIGERTRELDHAHVDFLSRVRNPIGVKLGPSTTGDDALRLIDKLDPDREPGRLTFITRMGAGNIREKLPAVVEKVTASGAQVLWVTDPMHGNTVTSPNGYKTRNFDDVIDEVRGFFEVHHALGTVPGGLHVEMTGDDVAECLGGADPIDQEAFLDRYESVCDPRLNHMQSLEMAFLVAGALAKR from the coding sequence GTGACTGAGCTATCTGCAAAACCTGCCTTCTCGCTGTCCAGTACCGCCCAGAGCGGGGCGGCCAACTATCCGGGACTCGATAACTGGCGGGACCTTCCCATTTCCCAGCAGCCCAGCTGGCAGGACCGGGAGGTGTTTGATGCCTCGGTGAAGGAACTTTCCGCCCTTCCTCCGCTGGTGTTTGCCGGCGAGGTTGACGTCCTGCGCGAACGGCTGGCCGCCGCTGCCCAGGGTAAGGCATTCCTGCTCCAGGGCGGTGACTGCGCAGAGACCTTCGAAGCAGCCACCGCGGACAAGATCAGCGCCCGCGTCAAAACCATCCTCCAGATGGCAGTGGTCCTGACCTACGGTGCGGCCATGCCCGTCATCAAGATGGGCCGGATGGCCGGCCAGTTTGCCAAGCCGCGCTCGTCCAACGACGAGACCCGCGACGGCGTGACGCTCCCCGCCTACCGCGGCGACATCGTCAACGGCTACGACTTCACCCCCGAGTCCCGCGGCCACGACGCCGCGCGCATGCTGCGGGCCTACCATACCTCTGCTTCCACCCTGAACCTCATCCGGGCCTTCACCCAGGGCGGGTTCGCGGACCTGCGTTCGGTGCACCAGTGGAACAAGGGCTTTACGGAGAACCCGGCGCACGCCCGCTACGAATCCCTGGCACGGGACATCGACAGGGCCATCAAGTTCATGGCATCCTGCGGGGCTGACTTCGAAGCGCTGAAGCGCGTTGAATTCTTCGCCAGCCACGAGGCACTGCTGCTGGACTACGAGCGTGCCCTCACCCGGATCGACTCCCGGACCGGCTTCCCCTACGACACCTCCGCCCACTTCCTCTGGATCGGTGAGCGGACCCGCGAACTGGACCACGCCCACGTTGATTTCCTGTCCCGTGTGCGGAACCCCATCGGCGTGAAGCTGGGCCCGTCCACTACCGGGGATGACGCCCTCCGCCTGATCGACAAGCTGGACCCGGACCGCGAACCGGGCCGCCTGACCTTTATTACCCGCATGGGCGCCGGCAACATCCGCGAGAAGCTGCCGGCCGTCGTCGAGAAGGTCACTGCCTCGGGCGCGCAGGTGCTCTGGGTGACCGACCCCATGCACGGGAACACGGTCACGTCCCCGAACGGCTACAAGACCCGCAATTTCGACGACGTCATCGACGAAGTGCGCGGCTTCTTTGAGGTGCACCACGCCCTGGGCACCGTTCCCGGCGGCCTGCACGTGGAAATGACGGGCGATGACGTTGCAGAATGCCTCGGCGGGGCTGACCCGATCGACCAGGAGGCTTTCCTGGACCGCTATGAGTCGGTGTGCGATCCGCGGCTGAACCACATGCAGTCGCTGGAGATGGCTTTCCTGGTGGCCGGAGCCCTCGCCAAGCGCTGA
- a CDS encoding 1-acyl-sn-glycerol-3-phosphate acyltransferase, producing MFYWVMKRVFLGPVLKLLFRPWVKGLDNIPAEGAAIIASNHLSFSDSIFMPLMVRRPVVFLAKSEYFTGTGIKGRLTAMFFRLTNQLPMDRSGGAASEASLTAGMEVLSHGGLLGIYPEGTRSPDARLYRGKVGVARLALKAGVPVIPVAMIGTDKVQPIGKRLPNIRRIGMIFGEPLDFAKYRDQADDRFVQRQVTDQIMFELMRLSGQEYVDEYAAVVKLRLAGKPADPVAAAEPPAPPMPAGHGQDVPGKGAAGGQVPEEGKQQDDGGAAAAI from the coding sequence GTGTTCTATTGGGTCATGAAAAGGGTCTTCCTCGGTCCGGTGCTGAAGCTGCTTTTCCGTCCCTGGGTTAAGGGACTGGATAACATTCCTGCCGAGGGCGCAGCAATCATCGCTTCGAACCATCTCTCGTTTTCCGATTCGATTTTTATGCCGCTGATGGTCCGCCGGCCGGTGGTGTTCCTGGCCAAATCCGAGTACTTCACCGGCACTGGGATCAAAGGCAGGCTGACCGCGATGTTCTTCCGGCTCACCAACCAGCTGCCCATGGACCGGTCCGGCGGTGCCGCATCTGAGGCATCGCTGACCGCCGGGATGGAGGTGCTTTCGCACGGCGGGCTGCTGGGCATCTACCCCGAAGGCACCCGCAGTCCCGATGCGCGCCTCTACCGGGGAAAGGTGGGCGTGGCCCGGCTGGCGCTCAAAGCCGGGGTGCCTGTGATTCCGGTGGCCATGATCGGCACGGACAAGGTGCAGCCGATCGGTAAGCGGCTCCCGAACATCCGCAGGATCGGCATGATCTTCGGCGAACCACTGGACTTCGCCAAGTACCGGGACCAGGCCGATGACCGCTTTGTCCAGAGGCAGGTGACGGACCAGATCATGTTCGAGCTGATGCGGCTCTCAGGCCAGGAATACGTGGACGAATATGCCGCAGTGGTGAAGCTGCGGCTGGCGGGAAAGCCCGCTGACCCGGTTGCGGCCGCAGAGCCACCCGCGCCGCCGATGCCCGCCGGGCACGGCCAGGACGTGCCCGGCAAAGGCGCGGCCGGGGGCCAGGTGCCGGAGGAAGGCAAGCAGCAGGACGACGGCGGTGCTGCCGCCGCCATCTGA
- a CDS encoding carboxylesterase — MSESSIPSGPAAFSYPGHGANARIGIAICHGFTGSPLSVLPWAQHLASQGYAVTVPLLPGHGTDWRELSRTRWNEWYSSFETAYLDLAESTDTCFVAGLSMGGAIALLTASRHAVAGVSVVNPGLSFYDRRVRVIGVLKYFQKTTVPIQEEQATAVATEDGDYSRTPLSAVHELKKLFGAAIRGLTRISAPVQVFKSDTDTVVPPTSVAVLRHRLGSRLTEVVGLASSGHVATLDVDAPEIFTKSSAFFQTHARQSTSMETP, encoded by the coding sequence ATGAGCGAAAGCAGCATCCCGTCAGGTCCTGCCGCTTTCAGCTATCCCGGCCATGGGGCCAACGCCAGGATTGGCATCGCCATCTGCCATGGCTTCACCGGCAGCCCGCTGAGTGTCCTGCCGTGGGCGCAACACCTCGCCTCCCAGGGCTACGCGGTGACCGTTCCCCTGCTGCCCGGCCACGGCACGGACTGGCGCGAGCTTTCCCGGACCAGGTGGAACGAGTGGTACAGCAGTTTCGAAACCGCCTACCTGGACCTGGCCGAAAGCACCGACACATGCTTTGTTGCCGGCCTGTCCATGGGCGGAGCAATCGCCCTGCTCACCGCCTCCCGGCACGCAGTGGCAGGCGTTTCGGTGGTCAACCCCGGCCTCAGCTTCTACGACCGGCGGGTCCGCGTCATTGGCGTACTCAAGTATTTCCAGAAAACCACCGTGCCCATCCAGGAGGAGCAGGCAACGGCCGTTGCTACCGAGGACGGGGACTATTCGCGCACGCCCCTCTCCGCTGTCCACGAATTGAAGAAACTGTTCGGCGCAGCCATCCGCGGGCTGACCCGCATCAGCGCACCGGTGCAGGTGTTCAAGTCCGATACGGACACAGTGGTGCCGCCCACCTCGGTGGCCGTGCTGCGGCACCGCCTGGGCTCCCGCCTCACGGAGGTAGTGGGCCTTGCCAGCAGCGGCCATGTAGCTACGCTGGATGTGGACGCGCCCGAGATCTTCACGAAATCCAGCGCTTTTTTCCAAACCCACGCCCGTCAAAGCACCTCAATGGAGACCCCATGA
- a CDS encoding carboxylesterase, translated as MTSSPDHSPFSSPFSGDGPRIGVVLSHGFTGSPHGLRSWAHAFAAAGFAVRMPLLPGHGTSWQELARTRWQQWHGVLDDAYLELDADCDYVFSAGLSMGGALALRIAATRPVAGVLLVNPGLVIDDPRAPLAGILKLVMKSTPAIANDILKEGMDEGAYPRTPVAAAHELNKMFKDTIRILPRVTAPVRAYRSTIDHVVSDASIMALRRGLTHAHLELVRLENSYHVATMDNDAEQIFQGSVDFIRSVVPAAGPASAIPAPSGQEASHEQA; from the coding sequence ATGACCTCCAGTCCGGACCATAGCCCTTTCAGCAGTCCGTTCAGCGGCGACGGTCCCAGGATCGGCGTGGTCCTCTCGCATGGGTTCACCGGGAGTCCCCATGGCCTGCGCTCCTGGGCGCACGCATTCGCCGCCGCAGGTTTTGCCGTCCGGATGCCCCTGCTCCCCGGACACGGCACCAGCTGGCAGGAACTGGCGCGGACCCGGTGGCAGCAGTGGCACGGTGTCCTCGACGACGCATACCTGGAGCTGGACGCGGACTGCGACTACGTCTTCTCCGCCGGGCTGAGCATGGGCGGAGCACTCGCCCTGCGCATCGCCGCTACCCGCCCGGTGGCCGGAGTGCTCCTGGTGAACCCGGGGCTGGTGATCGACGACCCCCGGGCGCCGCTTGCAGGGATCCTCAAGCTCGTCATGAAAAGCACGCCGGCCATCGCGAACGACATCCTCAAGGAAGGCATGGACGAGGGAGCGTACCCCCGCACTCCGGTAGCCGCCGCCCACGAGCTGAACAAGATGTTCAAGGACACCATCCGGATCCTGCCGAGGGTTACGGCGCCCGTCCGCGCCTACCGTTCCACCATCGACCACGTGGTGTCCGATGCCAGCATCATGGCACTCCGGCGCGGCCTCACGCACGCACACCTTGAGCTTGTCCGGCTGGAAAACAGCTACCATGTGGCCACCATGGACAACGATGCGGAGCAGATTTTCCAGGGTTCCGTGGACTTTATCCGCAGCGTGGTCCCCGCTGCCGGTCCTGCATCCGCCATCCCTGCCCCGTCCGGCCAGGAGGCTTCCCATGAACAGGCCTGA
- a CDS encoding ROK family glucokinase, translating to MYAPPPGEQAGPLRRPVPWRQRSARGGARMRHGESFREHLRLGRRGLAIGIDIGGTKVAAGVVDAEGRILSEARRSTPGTDPRAVESVIVELVEELGRGHRIWSVGIGAAGWMDLDGGTVLFSPHLAWRNEPLRENLQKLLRRPVLLANDADAAAWAEWRFGAGQGEDRLVCITLGTGIGGAMVMDGRVERGRFGVAGEFGHQIIMPGGHRCECGNRGCWEQYASGNALGREARILARANGPVAQELLAAVGGHSETITGAVVTELALAGDAASRELLDEVGEWLGLGLANLAAALDPGLFVIGGGLCSAGDLLVEPARKAFARNLTGRGFRPAAGIELAALGPNAGLIGAADLSRVSSRLRG from the coding sequence ATGTATGCACCGCCTCCCGGCGAACAGGCCGGCCCCCTGCGACGACCCGTTCCCTGGAGGCAGCGGTCAGCCCGCGGCGGGGCAAGGATGCGGCATGGCGAGAGCTTCCGCGAGCACCTGCGCCTGGGGCGGCGGGGCCTGGCCATCGGCATCGACATTGGCGGAACCAAGGTCGCTGCGGGCGTGGTGGACGCCGAGGGCAGGATCCTCAGCGAGGCCCGCCGTTCAACGCCCGGGACGGATCCGCGGGCAGTAGAGAGCGTCATTGTCGAGCTCGTCGAAGAGCTGGGCCGCGGACACCGGATCTGGTCCGTGGGAATCGGTGCGGCCGGCTGGATGGATCTCGACGGCGGCACTGTGCTTTTCAGCCCGCACCTGGCCTGGCGGAACGAACCGTTGCGCGAGAATCTCCAAAAACTGTTGCGCCGTCCAGTCCTGCTGGCGAACGACGCCGACGCCGCGGCCTGGGCGGAATGGCGCTTTGGTGCCGGGCAGGGTGAAGACCGGCTGGTGTGCATCACCCTGGGCACGGGAATCGGTGGCGCCATGGTGATGGATGGCCGGGTGGAGCGGGGCAGGTTTGGTGTGGCCGGCGAGTTCGGCCACCAGATCATCATGCCGGGCGGGCACAGGTGCGAGTGCGGCAACCGGGGGTGCTGGGAGCAGTACGCCTCCGGAAATGCGCTGGGAAGGGAGGCCCGGATCCTGGCGCGGGCGAACGGTCCGGTGGCGCAGGAGCTCCTGGCGGCCGTGGGCGGACATTCCGAAACGATTACCGGTGCCGTTGTCACCGAACTTGCCCTTGCCGGGGACGCCGCTTCACGTGAACTTCTGGACGAAGTGGGCGAGTGGCTTGGGCTGGGGCTTGCCAACCTGGCGGCGGCCCTGGATCCCGGCCTGTTCGTTATTGGCGGCGGCCTGTGTTCGGCCGGGGACCTCCTCGTGGAACCTGCCCGGAAGGCGTTTGCGCGGAATCTGACAGGCAGGGGCTTCCGGCCCGCCGCCGGAATCGAGTTGGCGGCCCTGGGACCGAACGCCGGCCTCATCGGCGCGGCGGACCTCTCCAGGGTCAGCAGCAGGCTGCGCGGCTGA
- a CDS encoding long-chain fatty acid--CoA ligase, producing the protein MREFSVPPLVVVPPETNITDLVLRQAAKPSNPSLFSRLDSAGSWQDISATDFLADVTALAKGLMASGVAAGDRVGIMSRTRYEWALVDFAIWFAGGVSVPIYETSSPSQVAWNLGDSGAVAAFGEAAHHEDVIRQAVNAEGLTSLQHVWQLEGRGLDPLREAGRDVSDADLEARRASAGLADVATIIYTSGTTGRPKGCELTHGNFVELSENALAIIGEIVHENAKTIMFLPLAHVFARFISVLAMAAGTTVAHTPDIKNLLSDLQSYEPTFILAVPRVFEKVYNSALTKAEDGGKGAIFHRAAETAIAFSKARQNGRVGLGLKLRHALFDKLVYGKLRAAMGGHVAHAVSGGGPLGERLGHFFQGIGLQVLEGYGLTETTAPISVNTPSLIKIGSVGKPLPGNAVRIAEDGEILAKGVCVMRGYYKREDLTGDTFDGDWFRTGDVGRLDEDGFVWITGRKKEIIVTAGGKNVIPALLEDQIRADALVSQVLVVGDNRPFIGALVTLDQEALPGWLQRHGLPATTSLDEAANNPVVKAAVQDLITAANASVSQAEAIKSFRIVPADFTEASGHLTPSMKVKRAQVMKDFETVIEEMYAAPRA; encoded by the coding sequence GTGCGCGAATTCAGTGTTCCGCCTCTTGTTGTTGTCCCACCGGAAACCAACATCACGGACCTGGTACTGCGGCAGGCCGCCAAGCCCAGCAACCCTTCACTGTTTTCGCGACTGGACTCCGCCGGATCCTGGCAGGACATTTCCGCCACGGACTTCCTCGCCGATGTCACCGCCCTCGCCAAGGGCCTGATGGCCAGCGGCGTGGCCGCCGGAGACCGGGTGGGGATTATGTCCCGGACGCGGTACGAGTGGGCGTTGGTGGACTTCGCCATATGGTTTGCCGGCGGTGTTTCGGTACCGATCTATGAGACCTCCTCCCCCTCGCAGGTGGCCTGGAACCTCGGTGACTCCGGTGCCGTGGCAGCCTTCGGCGAGGCCGCCCACCACGAGGACGTGATCCGCCAGGCCGTCAATGCCGAGGGACTCACTTCCCTCCAGCACGTGTGGCAGCTGGAAGGCCGCGGCCTCGACCCGCTCCGGGAGGCCGGCCGGGATGTCAGCGACGCGGACCTGGAAGCGCGCCGCGCCTCCGCCGGCCTGGCCGACGTCGCGACCATCATTTACACCTCGGGCACCACCGGACGCCCCAAAGGCTGCGAACTCACACACGGGAACTTCGTGGAACTCTCGGAGAACGCGCTGGCCATTATCGGCGAGATCGTCCACGAAAACGCCAAAACCATCATGTTCCTGCCGCTGGCGCACGTGTTCGCCCGTTTCATCTCCGTCCTGGCCATGGCAGCCGGAACCACCGTGGCCCATACCCCGGACATCAAGAACCTCCTCTCGGACCTGCAGAGCTACGAGCCCACCTTCATACTGGCCGTGCCGCGGGTGTTCGAAAAGGTATACAACTCGGCGCTGACCAAGGCGGAGGACGGCGGCAAGGGAGCCATCTTCCACCGGGCCGCCGAGACGGCCATCGCCTTCTCGAAGGCACGCCAGAACGGGCGGGTGGGGCTGGGACTTAAGCTTCGCCACGCCCTCTTCGACAAGCTGGTGTACGGCAAGCTGCGGGCTGCGATGGGTGGACACGTTGCCCATGCGGTATCCGGCGGCGGGCCGCTGGGCGAACGCCTGGGCCATTTCTTCCAGGGCATCGGCCTGCAGGTGCTTGAAGGGTACGGCCTCACCGAAACCACTGCCCCCATCTCCGTCAACACTCCGTCGCTGATCAAGATCGGCTCCGTGGGCAAGCCGCTGCCGGGGAACGCCGTCAGGATCGCCGAGGACGGCGAGATCCTTGCCAAGGGCGTCTGCGTCATGCGCGGCTACTACAAGCGCGAAGACCTCACCGGAGACACGTTCGACGGCGACTGGTTCCGCACGGGCGACGTCGGCCGCCTCGACGAGGATGGTTTCGTATGGATCACCGGGCGCAAGAAGGAGATCATCGTCACCGCAGGCGGCAAGAACGTGATCCCTGCGCTGCTCGAAGACCAGATCCGTGCCGACGCCCTGGTCTCCCAGGTCCTGGTGGTCGGAGACAACCGGCCCTTCATCGGGGCTTTGGTCACCCTGGACCAGGAAGCCCTGCCCGGCTGGCTGCAGCGCCACGGCCTCCCTGCCACCACATCCCTGGACGAGGCGGCCAACAACCCCGTGGTCAAGGCCGCGGTCCAGGACCTGATCACCGCAGCGAACGCTTCCGTCTCGCAGGCCGAAGCGATCAAGTCCTTCCGGATCGTGCCGGCCGACTTCACCGAGGCCTCCGGCCACCTGACCCCATCCATGAAGGTCAAGCGCGCCCAGGTCATGAAAGACTTCGAGACCGTCATCGAAGAAATGTACGCAGCACCGCGCGCCTGA
- a CDS encoding pyruvate carboxylase — protein MFSKVLVANRGEIAIRAFRAGYELGAKTVAVFPQEDRNSIHRQKADEAYLIGEEGHPVRAYLDVAEIVRVARESGADAIYPGYGFLSENPDLARAAKDAGITFVGPPAEVLELAGNKVAALKAARDAGVPVLKSSAPSKDLDELLAAADEIGFPIFAKAVAGGGGRGMRRVDTREALPEALQSAMREADAAFGDPTMFLEQAVLRPRHIEVQILADAEGNVMHLFERDCSIQRRHQKVIEIAPAPNLDEGIRQALYRDAVKFAKALNYVNAGTVEFLVDTVGERAGQHVFIEMNPRIQVEHTVTEEVTDVDLVQAQMRIAAGETLADLGLSQDTVKLRGAALQSRITTEDPANGFRPDVGKITGYRSAGGAGVRLDGGTVYSGAEISPHFDSMLVKLTCRGRDYPAAVARARRALAEFRIRGVSTNISFLQAVLDDPDFIAGDVATSFIDERPELLKARVSADRGTKLLTWLADVTVNKPNGELTVHSNPASKLPSVKDQQAAPGSRQKLLELGPEGFARALREQNAVAVTDTTFRDAHQSLLATRVRTRDLVAAGPAVTALLPQLLSVEAWGGATYDVALRFLGEDPWDRLAALRQALPNVCLQMLLRGRNTVGYTPYPEEVTEAFVNEAAATGIDIFRIFDALNDVNQMAPAIRAVRATGTAVAEVALCYTGDMLDPNEKLYTLDYYLELAQRIVDAGAHILAIKDMAGLLRPAAAAKLVSALRERFDLPVHLHTHDTAGGQLATLLAAVDAGVDAVDVASASLAGTTSQPSASALVAALAHTPRDTGLSLEAVSSLEPYWEAVRRVYAPFESGLPGPTGRVYQHEIPGGQLSNLRQQAMALGLGERFEAIEDMYTAADRILGRLVKVTPSSKVVGDLALHLVGLNADPADFNENPQNYDIPDSVIGFLSGELGDPPGGWPEPFRTKALQGRSVKVRDAELSAEDSAALKSDSKTRQHTLNRLLFDGPTKDYLKSVETYGNISVLDTRDYLYGLQRGKEHEIQLEKGVRLIASLEAVSEPDEKGMRTVMCTLNGQSRPVVVRDRSVVSNVKAAEKADPNQPGHVAAPFAGAVTVTVKPGDEVNAGDTVATIEAMKMEASITTPVAGKVSRLAISSVEQVEGGDLLLVVEQ, from the coding sequence ATGTTTTCCAAAGTTCTGGTGGCCAACCGCGGCGAAATCGCGATCAGGGCCTTCCGCGCCGGCTACGAGCTGGGCGCCAAGACCGTTGCCGTTTTCCCACAGGAAGACAGGAACTCGATCCACCGCCAGAAGGCGGACGAGGCCTACCTGATTGGCGAAGAGGGCCACCCCGTCCGTGCGTACCTGGACGTTGCAGAAATAGTGCGGGTTGCCAGGGAATCCGGCGCGGACGCCATCTACCCCGGCTACGGGTTCCTCTCCGAAAACCCGGACCTGGCCCGAGCGGCCAAGGACGCGGGCATCACCTTCGTTGGCCCTCCGGCTGAAGTGCTGGAACTTGCAGGCAACAAAGTGGCGGCACTGAAGGCCGCCCGTGACGCGGGTGTTCCGGTCCTCAAGTCCAGCGCTCCGTCGAAGGACCTGGACGAACTCCTGGCGGCGGCCGATGAAATCGGCTTCCCCATCTTCGCCAAGGCCGTGGCCGGCGGCGGCGGACGCGGCATGCGCCGGGTGGACACCCGCGAAGCCCTGCCCGAGGCATTGCAGTCCGCAATGCGCGAGGCAGATGCGGCATTCGGCGATCCCACCATGTTCCTCGAGCAGGCCGTACTGCGCCCGCGGCACATCGAAGTGCAGATCCTCGCCGACGCCGAGGGCAACGTGATGCATCTCTTCGAACGGGACTGCTCCATCCAGCGCCGCCACCAGAAAGTCATCGAGATCGCGCCGGCGCCCAACCTGGACGAGGGGATCCGGCAGGCCCTCTACCGGGACGCCGTCAAATTCGCCAAAGCCCTGAACTACGTCAACGCCGGAACTGTCGAGTTCCTGGTGGACACCGTGGGTGAGCGCGCGGGCCAGCACGTCTTCATTGAGATGAACCCGCGCATCCAGGTGGAGCACACTGTCACCGAAGAGGTCACCGACGTCGACCTCGTCCAGGCGCAGATGCGCATCGCCGCAGGAGAGACCCTGGCTGATCTTGGCCTCTCCCAGGACACCGTCAAGCTGCGCGGTGCCGCGCTGCAGAGCCGCATCACCACCGAAGACCCGGCCAACGGTTTCCGTCCCGACGTCGGAAAGATCACCGGCTACCGCTCGGCGGGCGGTGCGGGTGTACGGCTCGACGGCGGCACCGTCTACTCCGGTGCCGAAATCAGCCCGCACTTCGACTCCATGCTGGTCAAGCTCACCTGCCGCGGCAGGGACTACCCGGCAGCCGTGGCCCGCGCACGACGTGCCCTCGCCGAATTCCGGATCCGCGGCGTCTCCACCAACATCTCCTTCCTGCAGGCAGTGCTTGACGATCCCGACTTCATTGCCGGTGATGTGGCCACGTCCTTCATCGACGAGCGCCCGGAACTGCTCAAGGCCCGCGTCTCTGCAGACCGCGGCACCAAGCTCCTCACCTGGCTGGCCGACGTCACGGTCAACAAGCCCAACGGTGAGCTGACCGTCCACTCGAACCCCGCCAGCAAACTCCCGTCCGTCAAGGACCAGCAGGCTGCTCCGGGCTCACGCCAGAAGCTCCTGGAACTGGGACCGGAAGGCTTCGCCAGGGCACTCCGCGAGCAGAACGCGGTGGCCGTCACGGACACCACTTTCCGCGACGCACACCAGTCCCTGCTTGCCACCCGCGTCCGGACCCGGGACCTCGTCGCGGCCGGCCCCGCAGTGACCGCGCTCCTGCCGCAGCTGCTGTCCGTTGAAGCCTGGGGCGGCGCCACCTATGACGTTGCCCTGCGGTTCCTCGGCGAAGACCCGTGGGACCGGCTTGCTGCCCTGCGCCAGGCGCTTCCGAACGTCTGCCTGCAGATGCTGCTGCGCGGCCGCAACACCGTGGGGTACACGCCCTACCCCGAAGAGGTCACCGAAGCCTTCGTCAATGAGGCCGCTGCGACCGGCATCGATATCTTCCGGATCTTCGATGCCTTGAACGATGTCAACCAGATGGCACCGGCCATCCGTGCAGTCCGGGCCACCGGAACTGCCGTGGCTGAAGTTGCCCTCTGCTACACGGGTGACATGCTGGACCCCAACGAGAAGCTCTACACTCTGGACTACTACCTGGAGCTCGCGCAGAGGATCGTTGACGCCGGAGCCCACATCCTGGCGATCAAGGACATGGCCGGCCTGCTCCGCCCCGCGGCAGCTGCGAAACTGGTCTCAGCACTCCGGGAACGCTTCGACCTTCCGGTGCACCTGCACACCCACGACACCGCAGGAGGCCAGCTGGCCACCCTGCTGGCTGCCGTGGATGCCGGTGTGGATGCCGTGGACGTCGCCTCGGCATCGCTGGCGGGAACCACCAGCCAGCCGTCAGCGTCCGCCCTGGTGGCGGCCCTGGCACACACCCCGCGGGACACCGGGCTCAGCCTGGAGGCCGTCAGCTCGCTGGAGCCTTACTGGGAGGCTGTCCGCCGCGTCTACGCACCGTTCGAGTCAGGCCTTCCGGGCCCCACCGGACGCGTGTACCAGCACGAGATCCCGGGCGGGCAGCTCTCGAACCTCCGCCAGCAGGCCATGGCACTGGGCCTCGGGGAGCGCTTCGAAGCGATCGAGGACATGTATACCGCCGCGGACCGCATCCTGGGCCGGCTGGTCAAGGTGACGCCGTCTTCGAAGGTTGTGGGCGACCTCGCACTCCACCTGGTAGGCCTGAACGCGGACCCGGCAGACTTCAACGAGAACCCGCAGAACTACGACATCCCCGATTCGGTCATCGGATTCCTGTCCGGCGAACTGGGCGACCCTCCGGGCGGCTGGCCCGAGCCTTTCCGAACCAAGGCCCTCCAGGGCCGGAGCGTGAAGGTCCGGGACGCCGAGCTCAGCGCCGAAGACAGCGCTGCACTGAAGTCCGATTCGAAGACCCGCCAGCACACCCTGAACAGGCTGCTCTTCGACGGACCCACCAAGGACTACCTCAAGAGCGTGGAAACCTACGGCAACATCTCGGTGCTGGACACCCGCGACTACCTGTACGGCCTGCAGCGGGGCAAGGAGCACGAGATCCAGCTCGAGAAGGGCGTCCGGCTGATCGCGTCACTGGAAGCCGTGTCCGAGCCTGACGAAAAGGGCATGCGCACGGTTATGTGCACCCTGAACGGCCAGTCCCGTCCCGTGGTGGTCCGCGACCGTTCAGTTGTCAGCAACGTCAAGGCCGCCGAGAAGGCCGACCCCAACCAGCCCGGCCACGTGGCAGCGCCGTTCGCCGGTGCCGTCACCGTCACCGTCAAGCCCGGTGATGAGGTCAACGCCGGTGACACCGTGGCAACCATTGAGGCAATGAAGATGGAGGCCTCCATCACGACGCCGGTAGCCGGCAAGGTTTCCCGGCTCGCCATCTCCTCGGTGGAGCAGGTAGAGGGCGGAGACCTGCTGCTGGTAGTGGAGCAGTAA
- a CDS encoding ParA family protein, whose product MQVVSISSLKGGVGKTSVTTGLASAALAAGVRTLVVDLDPHADATTALGVQPGDQLDIGRMLKNPRRAKLAENVAGSSWAGLAQSNGSGPAVLDVAVGSAYTGIYDRPDLSRRDLRRLSSVLAGAEDYQLVLIDCPPSLNGLTRMAWSASEKVALVAEPGLFSVAGTERTMRAIQLFRQEFAPNLSPAGIIANRVRSGSSEHSYRLAEMESMFGDLLLSPRIPEQANWQQIQGAAHPVHHWPGDSAKSAAALFDELLANLMTVGSGLRSRAR is encoded by the coding sequence GTGCAAGTAGTCAGCATCAGCAGCCTCAAGGGTGGAGTCGGCAAGACTTCCGTGACCACAGGATTGGCGTCCGCCGCACTTGCCGCAGGTGTCCGCACACTGGTGGTGGACCTTGATCCCCATGCAGACGCGACCACCGCCTTGGGCGTCCAGCCGGGCGACCAGCTGGATATTGGCAGGATGCTCAAGAACCCCCGCCGCGCTAAGCTCGCAGAAAACGTTGCGGGCAGCAGCTGGGCGGGGCTGGCCCAGTCCAACGGTTCCGGCCCCGCAGTCCTGGACGTCGCCGTCGGCTCTGCCTACACAGGAATCTACGACCGCCCCGACCTCAGCCGCCGCGACCTTCGCCGGCTGTCTTCGGTGCTGGCCGGAGCCGAAGACTACCAGCTGGTCCTGATTGACTGCCCGCCGTCGCTCAACGGCCTCACGCGCATGGCCTGGTCTGCCAGCGAAAAGGTGGCACTCGTCGCCGAGCCGGGGTTGTTCTCCGTGGCCGGTACCGAGCGGACCATGCGGGCCATCCAGCTTTTCCGGCAGGAATTTGCGCCCAACCTTTCTCCAGCCGGCATCATCGCCAACCGCGTTCGGTCCGGCTCCTCGGAGCACAGCTACCGGCTGGCCGAGATGGAGTCGATGTTCGGCGACCTCCTGTTAAGCCCCAGGATCCCGGAGCAGGCCAACTGGCAGCAAATCCAGGGCGCAGCGCACCCCGTACACCACTGGCCGGGAGACTCCGCCAAGTCCGCCGCCGCACTGTTTGACGAGCTGCTGGCGAACCTGATGACAGTAGGCAGCGGCCTGCGCAGCCGCGCCCGGTAA